The DNA region CCGGGAGCTGGCCGGCGCCCGCTACATGGACGAGGAGCGGCTGCTCGGCGCCTACCTGCTGTTCTACTGGCCGGTCTCGTACCTCCAGGCCCGCGGGATCCTCTCGGAGCTGCCGCGGCGCCCCCGCGCCGTCCTCGACCTGGGCAGCGGCCCCGGCCCCATGGCGTTCGCCGCGCTCGACGCCGGCGCCGCGGAGGTGACCGCCGCCGACCGCTCCGCCCGCGCGCTCGCCGCCGCGCGCGAGCTGGCCCGCCACGCCGGCGAGCCGCTCGCCACCCGCGAGTGGAACCCGGCCCGCGCCGGCCTCGCCGCGCTCGCCGGCGATCGCCGCTTCGACCTCGTCTCGATGGGCCACGTCCTCAACGAGCTGTGGAAGGGCCAGGACGAGGACCGGCGCCGCGCCGGGCTGCTCGAGGAGGCGCTCGGGCTGGTGGCGCCGGGCGGCTCGCTGCTGGTGGTCGAGCCGGCGCTCCGCGACACCTCGCGGGCGCTGCTGCGCGTGCGCGATCTCCTGGTCGAGCGCGGCGCCGCGATCCGCGCGCCCTGCCTGTTCCGCGGCCCGTGCCCGGCGCTGCTGCGCGAGACCGACTGGTGCCACGCCGAGCGGCCGGTGGACCCGCCGCCGCTCGTGGCGCAGATCGCGAAGGCGGCCGGGCTGCGCCGGGAGGCGGTGAAGATGAGCTACCTCCTCGTCGCGGCGCCCGGCGAGGCCTGGCAGGCGCCGCCCGCCGGCAGGGTGTTCCGCATCGTCTCCGAGCCGCTGCCCTCGAAGGGCCGCCTGCGCTACATGGGCTGCGGCCCCGAGGGCCGGATGGGCCTCAGCCTGCAGGAGAAGCACGTGCGGCCCGGGAACCGCGCCTTCGAGCGGCTCCTGCGCGGCGACGTGGTGGAGGTGACCGGGGCCGAGCCGCGCGGGGACGGGCTGGCGCTGGGCGAGGCCTCCA from Anaeromyxobacter dehalogenans 2CP-C includes:
- a CDS encoding small ribosomal subunit Rsm22 family protein, with the translated sequence MPPNTPADDLARWVPRLLATWRAARKGPPRRGPRPPPDALLPEELREVGAAVARLSRGLTRDRELAGARYMDEERLLGAYLLFYWPVSYLQARGILSELPRRPRAVLDLGSGPGPMAFAALDAGAAEVTAADRSARALAAARELARHAGEPLATREWNPARAGLAALAGDRRFDLVSMGHVLNELWKGQDEDRRRAGLLEEALGLVAPGGSLLVVEPALRDTSRALLRVRDLLVERGAAIRAPCLFRGPCPALLRETDWCHAERPVDPPPLVAQIAKAAGLRREAVKMSYLLVAAPGEAWQAPPAGRVFRIVSEPLPSKGRLRYMGCGPEGRMGLSLQEKHVRPGNRAFERLLRGDVVEVTGAEPRGDGLALGEASTVKVLAPAGRPVPPPRDEER